The Desulfonatronospira thiodismutans ASO3-1 DNA segment TCCCCGCCGCATAGGCACCATCCAGCACGCCCTGGTTCTTCTGGGGTTCAATGTGATCCGGGGACTTATTATCAGCACCTCGGTATTCGACATAATGGCCAAAAACATGATGGGACTCTGGGAACACAGCCTGGGGTGCGCCACGGCCTGCGCCGGGATAGCCAAGCAGGCCGGACTCAAGGACCCGGAAGAGTATTCAGTGGCCGGTCTCCTGCATGACCTGGGCAAACTGGTAAGCATTATCCAGCTGCCGGAAATAAAGGAAGAGGTGGACGCCCTGGTCCTGGAAAAAGATATTACCTATTACCAGGCTGAAAGGGAAGTCATGGGTTTTGCTCACGACCGCATCAACGCCTGGCTCGCGGATCACTGGAACCTGCCCCTGCGGCTGCGCGAAGGCCTGGTCTGGCATCACCGGCCCAAGTCAGCCCAGCATTACCCGGATGTAGCCTGCGTTGTACACCTGGGAGACTTTCTATCCAGGATTTTCCAGGTGGGCAA contains these protein-coding regions:
- a CDS encoding HDOD domain-containing protein yields the protein MQDLYLEKKNRILSVKDLPTLPIVLDEVTELVQDPSSSTDQIAKVISKDQVLSAKVLKMVNSPIYGFPRRIGTIQHALVLLGFNVIRGLIISTSVFDIMAKNMMGLWEHSLGCATACAGIAKQAGLKDPEEYSVAGLLHDLGKLVSIIQLPEIKEEVDALVLEKDITYYQAEREVMGFAHDRINAWLADHWNLPLRLREGLVWHHRPKSAQHYPDVACVVHLGDFLSRIFQVGNSGDDQVNYLDKYIFKVLNLRQEDLEKSLDHLDRELVELTGFIPD